The following DNA comes from Chromatiales bacterium.
CGCCGTTCGCCCGTGGCGCGATGCGTCCGGGGCGCAGCGGTCCGAAGGCCTCGAAGACATGGTGCATGAGACCGGAACCGGCGGTCAGGGTACGAAACAGGCTCTGGAAACCGATCAGGCCGCGCGCCGGAATGCGGTAATCCATGCGCACGCGCCCGTGGCCGTCCGGCACCATGTCCAGCAGTTCGCCGCCGCGCTCGCCGAGCGCCTCCATGACGCCGCCCTGGCTGTCGGATTCAACGTCCACGACCAGGCTTTCATACGGTTCTTCGAGCGCGCCGTCGCGCTCGCGCACCACGACCTCGGGGCGCGACACCGCCATCTCGTAACCCTCGCGACGCATGGTCTCGAGCAGGATGGACAAGTGCAGCTCGCCGCGGCCGGCGACCAGGAAGCAATCCGGATCGTCGGTCGGCGTGACCCGCAGCGCCACGTTATGGATGGTTTCGGTCTCCAGCCGGTCGCGCAGCTGGCGCGAGGTCACGAAGCGACCCTCACGGCCCGAAAACGGCGAGGTGTTCGACTCGAAGCGCATCTGGATCGTCGGCTCGTCGACGGCGATCGGCGGCAGCGCCTCGACGGCCTGGGGCGAGCACAGGGTGTCGGCGATGCGCGGGCGTTCGAGTCCGGTGAACGCAATGATGTCGCCGGCCACGGCCTCGTCGACCTCGACGCGGTCGAGCCCCTGGAAGCCGAGCACCTGCAGGACGCGCCCCTCGTAGCGTGACCCATCCCGGCGCACGACCACGACCGGCGAATTGCGCCGGATGCGGCCACGCCGGATGCGACCGATCCCGAGCGCGCCGACGTAGCTCGACCAGCCCAGCGCACTGACCTGGAGCTGGAACGGGCCATCGACCTGGACGTCCGGCGGCGGACAGTGCGCAACGATCGTATCGACGAGCGCCGAGAGATCGTCGCCAAGGGAATCCGGCGTGAGCCCCGCCCTGCCCTGCAGGGCCGAGCAGTACACGACCGGGAAATCGAGCTGCGCCTCGCTGGCGCCCAGCCGATCGAACAGATCGAAGGTCTGGTCCAGCGCCCAGTGCGGGCGCGCGCCCTCACGGTCGAGCTTGTTGACGACCACGATCGGCCGCAGACCATACGAGAACGCCTTCTGCGTCACGAACCGCGTCTGCGGCATGGGTCCGTCGACGGCGTCGACGAGCAGCAGCACCGAGTCGACCATCGACAGCACGCGCTCGACCTCGCCGCCGAAGTCGGCGTGTCCCGGCGTATCCACGATATTGATGCGCCAGTCGCCCCAGCGAATCGCCGTATTCTTCGCCAGGATGGTGATGCCACGCTCGCGTTCGAGCGCGTTCGAATCCATGACCCGCTCCACCGGCCCGAAGCGCTCGCCGAGCGTTCCGGACTGCTGCAGCAGACGGTCGATCAGGGTGGTCTTGCCATGGTCGACATGGGCGACGATGGCGATGTTTCGCAGACGGTCAAGCATGACGGCATAAGCCGGGTGAATTGGACGCACCGGGCGGTGCGCCGGTAGAAAGGCGCGCGACTATACCGGAAACGGAGCCCCGCGCGTGAGCAATCCACCATCCGTCCGCGAGATTCGCATCAACCCGATCGTGCCGAGCGAGTCGGTCCTGATCTCGACCGCACGCGGCATGCGCCCGCGCAAACAGGAGGCCGCGGTCGAGCGCGACCGCCGCGCCGTGGTCCCGACCTGCCCGTTCTGCAAGGGCAACGAGTCGATGACCCCGCCCACGCTCGCGGCCTGGCCCGACGCCGAGAAGTGGCAGATGCGCATCGTCGAAAACCTGTTTCCGGTGCTCGCCGCCGAAGGCGCGCACCGGTCCATGACCCTCGGCCTGCAGCAGGTCATCGACGGCTACGGCCGCCACGAGGTGGTCATCGACCACGCCGAGCACGGCATCGCCCTGCACGAGATGGCACCGGAGCACATCGCACGCCTGTTCTCGCTGTACCGCGACCGTGCGGCGCACCTGTACGCAAGCGACCCTCGGTTGCGTTACGTGTTGATCTTCAAGAACTTCGGCCCGGCCGCCGGCGCGTCCATTGCGCACACCCACAGCCAGATCATCGCCCTGCCGGTGGTCCCTGAGAACGTCCACAACGAGCTGCATCACGCCCGCGCCTGGCATGCCAAGAACGGCCACTGCATCTTCTGCGCGCTGATCGACGAGGCGCTGACCTTCGAGGCGACGGTCTACGATCGTGAATCCGGCGAGATCCGCCGGCGCGTGGACGTCGGGCAGTACGTGGTCGAACGGGGCAACCACTTTGTCGCGATCAAGCCGTTCGCCAGCCGCTACGAGTGGGAACTGCACGTTCTGCCGCTGCGTCACGAGTCGGATTTCCTCGCAGTGACCGACGCCGAGCTCGAGGATTTCGCGACCGTGCTGCAGCGCGCGATGGCACGACTGGACCGGGTCATCGGCGGGGCGCAGTACAACTTCTTCCTGCACACCCGCCCACAGGGCGATCCCTTCGCGGGCGACGCCTCCAGCTATCACTGGCACCTGGAGATCTGCCCGCGCACCTCCATCCCCAGCGGGTTCGAACTGGGCTCCGGGTTGTTCGTGTCCACCGTCAGCCCCGAGGACGCGGCCCGGCGCCTGCGCGAAGTGGACCTCGCTGCACAGCCTTGAGCCCTCCCGCCCCCCCTGGGCCCGGGGAAATAACCGCCCGGGCAACGACTTACATTGAAGTCTTGCCAGCTCGGCGTATACTTTCTGGCACTACGCCTGTCGACTGGGGCGACGGGCATCCCGACCGGGTTCGCGGACCAGAAAATTGGACGAAAGCCGCTTCGAGCAGAATCTGGCAGCGTACGACCAGTGGAAGTCGACGCTGATCAACACCATCCAGTCGTTCCAGCACTGGCTGGACGATCACGGCCTGAACGAGGCCGATCTCGACCTCAAGATCTTTGAAACGCTCGAGGTCCTGCGCCAGGACCGCCTGACCCTGGCCGTGGTCGCGGAGTTCTCGCGCGGCAAATCCGAACTGATCAACGCACTGTTTTTCGCCGATTACGGCCGCCGGCTGCTGCCGTCCACGGCCGGGCGCACGACGATGTGTCCGACGGAGATCTTCTGGGACCCCGAGTCCACGTCGCCCTACATCCAGCTGCTGCCGATCGCCACGCGGCTCGAGGACATCTCGCTGCGCGACCTGAAGCTCGATCACACGCGCTGGACCCGCACCAAGCTGAATCTGGACGATCCGGAACAGGTCGCGCAGGCGCTGTCGGAGGTGCTGCGCACCACCCGCGTGAGCGTGGGCGAGGCGCGCGAGCTTGGCCTGTATAACCCCGAGTACCAGGCGAACGCGACCAAGGAACCCACCGAGGTCGATATCCCGAAGTGGCGGCACGCCCTGATCAACTTCCCGCATGCGCTGTTGAAACGCGGGCTTACGATCCTCGACACGCCGGGGCTGAACGCGCTCGGCGCCGAGCCGGAACTCACGCTGGGCATGCTGCCGCAGGCGCATGCCGTCATCTTCCTGCTCGCCGCGGACACCGGCGTCACCCGCACCGACCTGGACGTCTGGCAGCATCACATCCGCGGCTTCCGCAGCGACCGGCGCAAAGGCCTGATCGTGGTGCTGAACAAGATCGACACGCTCTGGGACGAGCTTTCGAACGAGGCGGCCGTGCAGGAGGCCATCGCCAAGCAGAAAGAGGCCACGGCGAGGATCCTCGGTGTCGACGAACGGCTGGTGTTCCCGGCCTCGGCGCAGAAGGGGCTGGTAGCCAAAATCCGCCAGAACCGCACCCTGCTGCGTCGCAGCCGGCTCGGTGAACTCGAACACTACCTCTCGGAAGACCTGCTCAAGCAGAAACACGCCATCATCCACGAGACCGTG
Coding sequences within:
- the typA gene encoding translational GTPase TypA, yielding MLDRLRNIAIVAHVDHGKTTLIDRLLQQSGTLGERFGPVERVMDSNALERERGITILAKNTAIRWGDWRINIVDTPGHADFGGEVERVLSMVDSVLLLVDAVDGPMPQTRFVTQKAFSYGLRPIVVVNKLDREGARPHWALDQTFDLFDRLGASEAQLDFPVVYCSALQGRAGLTPDSLGDDLSALVDTIVAHCPPPDVQVDGPFQLQVSALGWSSYVGALGIGRIRRGRIRRNSPVVVVRRDGSRYEGRVLQVLGFQGLDRVEVDEAVAGDIIAFTGLERPRIADTLCSPQAVEALPPIAVDEPTIQMRFESNTSPFSGREGRFVTSRQLRDRLETETIHNVALRVTPTDDPDCFLVAGRGELHLSILLETMRREGYEMAVSRPEVVVRERDGALEEPYESLVVDVESDSQGGVMEALGERGGELLDMVPDGHGRVRMDYRIPARGLIGFQSLFRTLTAGSGLMHHVFEAFGPLRPGRIAPRANGAMISNSTGKVLGYALFNLQERGRLFVAPGEPVYEGQIVGIHARNNDLTVNPTRAKQLTNIRAAGKDDNILLSPPVVFSLEQALEWIEDDELVEITPAAIRLRKRHLLESDRRRHSRAIAG
- a CDS encoding DUF4931 domain-containing protein gives rise to the protein MSNPPSVREIRINPIVPSESVLISTARGMRPRKQEAAVERDRRAVVPTCPFCKGNESMTPPTLAAWPDAEKWQMRIVENLFPVLAAEGAHRSMTLGLQQVIDGYGRHEVVIDHAEHGIALHEMAPEHIARLFSLYRDRAAHLYASDPRLRYVLIFKNFGPAAGASIAHTHSQIIALPVVPENVHNELHHARAWHAKNGHCIFCALIDEALTFEATVYDRESGEIRRRVDVGQYVVERGNHFVAIKPFASRYEWELHVLPLRHESDFLAVTDAELEDFATVLQRAMARLDRVIGGAQYNFFLHTRPQGDPFAGDASSYHWHLEICPRTSIPSGFELGSGLFVSTVSPEDAARRLREVDLAAQP
- a CDS encoding dynamin family protein, encoding MDESRFEQNLAAYDQWKSTLINTIQSFQHWLDDHGLNEADLDLKIFETLEVLRQDRLTLAVVAEFSRGKSELINALFFADYGRRLLPSTAGRTTMCPTEIFWDPESTSPYIQLLPIATRLEDISLRDLKLDHTRWTRTKLNLDDPEQVAQALSEVLRTTRVSVGEARELGLYNPEYQANATKEPTEVDIPKWRHALINFPHALLKRGLTILDTPGLNALGAEPELTLGMLPQAHAVIFLLAADTGVTRTDLDVWQHHIRGFRSDRRKGLIVVLNKIDTLWDELSNEAAVQEAIAKQKEATARILGVDERLVFPASAQKGLVAKIRQNRTLLRRSRLGELEHYLSEDLLKQKHAIIHETVCRELGDLIEQSRTTISDRLDACRVEIEELTALRGKNRNVVENMMRKLRVEQDEHHRAVSEFQASSKMLALQGRELIAALDLDELDRYIGETRRNMIGSWTTSQLKANMGEFLKRVRNDMLGVVEQNERTRRLIRTIYRRFEEKHALEGIALPKMFSIIEYRVQLELLYQEAEEFRRSTKTTLTEQGIVVRKFFVTMVSRARDIFVRAHTECDRWLTEALKPLRRSIRERKRGVEKRLDSLRRVHQSMDTLESRIADLRREQQALENDLNTLRNMHTTLTGTRPMARNDRPRPRLVAS